In a genomic window of Lycium ferocissimum isolate CSIRO_LF1 unplaced genomic scaffold, AGI_CSIRO_Lferr_CH_V1 ctg67, whole genome shotgun sequence:
- the LOC132045439 gene encoding uncharacterized protein LOC132045439, whose translation MGVDYYKTLKVSPNATEEDLKKSYKRLAMRWHPDKNNGENKKEAESKFKQISEAYDVLSDPQKRQIYDIYGDEALKSGQFDPSSPMNRGFKFDSRDAEDIFAEFFGGYSGGSVRVKKAEPVENKLLCGLEELYKGSKRKMKISRIVRDDTGKPTTIEEVLAIHIKPGWKKGTKITFPEKGNHEPGAAPGDLIFVIDEKPHDVFKRDGNDLVINQKISLVDALAGKTINLITLDGRELTIPITDVVKPGHEKIISNEGMPISKEPGKKGNLKIKFEVKFPSRLSSDQKSDIRRVLGRTADN comes from the exons atgggggTTGATTACTATAAGACACTGAAAGTATCACCAAATGCAACAGAAGAAGATTTAAAGAAATCATACAAGAGATTAGCGATGAGGTGGCATCCAGATAAGAATAATGGTGAGAACAAGAAAGAAGCTGAATCGAAATTCAAGCAAATATCTGAAGCATATGATGTGCTTAGTGATCCACAAAAGAGACAGATCTATGATATATATGGTGATGAAGCATTAAAATCAGGTCAATTTGATCCATCATCACCTATGAATAGAGGATTTAAGTTTGATTCACGTGATGCTGAAGATATATTTGCGGAGTTTTTTGGTGGGTATAGTGGTGGTAGTGTGAGGGTTAAGAAAGCTGAACCTGTTGAGAATAAGTTGTTGTGTGGTTTGGAAGAGTTATATAAAGGTTCtaagagaaaaatgaagatttCAAGAATTGTTCGTGATGATACTGG TAAGCCCACAACTATTGAAGAGGTCTTGGCAATACACATTAAACCTGGTTGGAAGAAAGGCACAAAAATCACTTTCCCAGAGAAAGGGAATCATGAACCCGGAGCTGCACCTGGTGATCTTATTTTTGTAATAGATGAAAAGCCACATGATGTTTTCAAGAGAGACGGGAATGATCTAGTGATCAATCAGAAAATCTCACTAGTAGATGCTCTCGCTGGGAAAACTATCAACTTGATTACTTTGGATGGAAGGGAACTCACAATACCAATTACAGATGTTGTTAAACCAGGACATGAGAAGATAATTTCAAACGAAGGAATGCCAATATCAAAAGAAcctggaaagaaaggaaatttgAAGATCAAGTTTGAGGTTAAATTCCCGTCAAGGCTTAGTTCAGATCAGAAATCTGATATCAGAAGAGTATTGGGCAGAACAGCTGACAACTAA